Proteins from a single region of Sphaerochaeta globosa str. Buddy:
- a CDS encoding diguanylate cyclase domain-containing protein, which yields MNRIKAKPLSIKSMVFLLFLAVMVFTIGGIGSLVYVRWAASAEQTTDDIANTIGLSLQQQLRTFMQVPLQINHTSQGMIEERIVHLDDEQERDRFFVSLMSSFDPSLYSFSYGSSDGHYYGARRNTQGAIEIMRNNEQTDSHSWYYSVAEDLSAGEKVLDAGPFDPRTRAWYQVAEQQEGPSFSPVYKHFIIDDLAISAAWPIYDRDHVLQGVLGTHILLNRIGDFLANTVRSHEGQAIVVERESGLLVANSLGLKNFTVSEDGKLKRKHVAELETQAFAQAYEAGQSSLYEDYQVSLFPLQLAGIDWVVISAIPRSLLFAQVRQTIVITIVLALAALLIGLILYVAASSYLMQPISHLLEVSKALSEGDLSKRVSFTRKDEIGGIASSMNNVADTMQQLINNLEDQVKERTDALEENKQQLELLLNSTAEGIYGIDLDGYCTFCNQSAVNILGFTGFQQLLGKQMHDLIHHSNRNGKPMAVSSCKIFQSIREGKGYEAEDEVFWRADGTFFEVAYHSYPQIRAGNIVGGVVSFMDITQRKQRENQISYLGSHDPLTGLFNRRHFEEQFRLLDTAQYWPLSLIFADLNGLKLTNDIFGHGAGDRLLCQAAEILKQACRGGDVVARIGGDEFIVLLPNTDTVQARMTISLIHASLEHAPSDAIKCSISLGYETKTNQTMTLAELMANAENAMYKDKVTNRKHVQTDMITTLQARLHARSSREREHAIEVSNLSEILGLELHISKSELATLKQAAFLHDIGKVSLPEKLLHKKTLTEQEYATMQQHAVIGYRILNLFEDTLILAEPVYSHHERWDGTGYPRALKGVQIPLLARIIAIAEVYDRVRNNEEQGNEQRARAVIEQGVGSQFDPDLAALFLKLLQKTDTGRQDS from the coding sequence GTGAACCGCATAAAAGCAAAGCCGCTTTCAATCAAAAGTATGGTATTCCTCTTGTTCCTTGCCGTAATGGTGTTCACCATAGGGGGCATTGGCTCACTGGTGTATGTTCGTTGGGCTGCCTCTGCTGAACAAACCACAGATGACATAGCAAACACAATCGGCTTGTCATTGCAGCAACAACTTCGTACATTCATGCAAGTTCCGCTTCAAATCAATCACACAAGTCAGGGCATGATCGAAGAACGCATTGTACATCTGGATGATGAACAGGAACGCGACCGGTTCTTCGTATCACTCATGTCTTCCTTCGACCCTTCCCTATACAGCTTCAGCTATGGCAGCAGCGACGGTCACTACTACGGTGCGCGCCGCAATACGCAAGGTGCCATCGAAATCATGCGAAACAATGAGCAAACCGACTCTCACTCTTGGTATTATTCAGTTGCTGAAGACCTCAGTGCAGGAGAAAAAGTTCTGGATGCCGGACCTTTCGACCCCCGTACTCGAGCGTGGTACCAAGTTGCCGAGCAACAGGAAGGCCCTTCATTTTCTCCGGTTTACAAGCACTTCATCATCGATGATCTTGCCATCTCTGCAGCTTGGCCGATCTATGATCGCGATCATGTGCTGCAAGGAGTTCTGGGCACCCATATTCTTTTGAATCGGATAGGAGATTTTTTGGCGAACACCGTCCGTTCACATGAAGGGCAGGCCATAGTGGTGGAACGAGAGAGTGGATTGCTGGTTGCCAATTCCCTCGGTTTGAAAAACTTCACGGTCAGTGAGGATGGAAAACTTAAGAGAAAGCATGTCGCTGAACTCGAAACCCAAGCCTTTGCCCAAGCGTATGAAGCAGGACAGAGTTCGCTGTATGAAGACTATCAGGTAAGTCTGTTCCCCCTACAGCTTGCCGGTATCGATTGGGTGGTGATCTCGGCCATCCCTCGATCCCTCTTATTTGCCCAGGTCAGGCAGACCATCGTCATTACGATAGTATTGGCTTTGGCAGCCCTCCTGATCGGCCTGATACTGTATGTAGCAGCCAGTTCGTACTTGATGCAGCCGATATCGCACCTGCTTGAAGTCTCAAAAGCTTTGTCGGAAGGCGACCTCTCAAAACGTGTAAGTTTTACACGCAAGGATGAAATCGGCGGTATCGCTTCCTCCATGAACAATGTCGCCGACACCATGCAACAGCTGATCAACAACCTTGAGGACCAAGTCAAGGAACGAACCGACGCCCTTGAGGAAAACAAGCAGCAACTTGAGCTGCTATTGAACTCTACAGCTGAGGGTATTTATGGAATCGATCTCGACGGATATTGCACCTTCTGCAACCAAAGTGCCGTAAACATCCTAGGCTTTACCGGGTTTCAGCAACTTCTGGGCAAACAGATGCACGATCTTATTCATCATAGCAACCGCAATGGCAAACCGATGGCTGTTTCGAGTTGCAAAATCTTCCAGTCAATACGAGAGGGCAAAGGCTACGAAGCCGAGGACGAAGTGTTCTGGAGAGCCGACGGAACCTTTTTCGAGGTAGCCTACCACTCCTACCCCCAAATTCGTGCAGGCAACATAGTTGGAGGGGTGGTCTCCTTCATGGACATCACCCAACGCAAGCAGAGAGAGAACCAAATCAGCTACTTGGGAAGTCATGATCCCTTGACAGGTCTGTTCAACAGGCGGCATTTTGAGGAACAGTTCCGCCTCCTCGATACCGCCCAGTATTGGCCCCTATCCCTTATCTTTGCCGACCTTAATGGGTTGAAACTAACCAATGACATCTTTGGTCATGGGGCTGGAGACCGCCTGCTCTGCCAAGCAGCTGAAATCCTGAAGCAAGCATGCAGGGGTGGTGATGTAGTGGCACGCATTGGAGGCGATGAGTTCATTGTGCTGCTTCCGAATACCGACACCGTACAAGCTCGAATGACCATCTCCCTGATTCATGCAAGCCTTGAACACGCGCCTTCTGATGCAATCAAGTGCAGTATTTCCTTGGGCTATGAAACAAAAACCAATCAAACGATGACCCTTGCAGAGCTGATGGCCAATGCTGAGAATGCCATGTACAAGGATAAAGTAACCAATCGCAAGCATGTACAAACCGATATGATTACTACATTGCAAGCGAGGTTGCATGCTCGCAGCAGTCGTGAAAGAGAGCATGCGATCGAGGTCAGCAATCTGAGTGAGATTCTCGGACTAGAACTTCACATCAGCAAATCAGAGCTCGCCACCCTCAAGCAAGCCGCATTCCTGCACGACATTGGAAAAGTTTCCCTCCCTGAAAAATTGCTTCACAAGAAAACCCTCACCGAGCAAGAGTATGCCACCATGCAGCAGCATGCTGTGATCGGCTATCGCATCCTGAACCTGTTTGAAGACACCCTAATTCTCGCAGAACCTGTCTACTCTCACCATGAAAGGTGGGATGGAACAGGCTACCCTCGTGCCCTGAAAGGAGTGCAGATTCCTTTGCTTGCCCGCATTATCGCTATAGCCGAAGTCTATGACAGGGTCAGAAACAATGAAGAACAGGGCAACGAACAACGTGCAAGGGCAGTTATCGAGCAAGGAGTAGGGAGTCAATTCGACCCAGATCTTGCAGCACTGTTTCTCAAGCTCCTACAGAAAACCGATACAGGGCGACAAGACAGCTGA
- a CDS encoding TetR/AcrR family transcriptional regulator, translated as MPTRRERDALQMKDDILAAASQIAEQEGFEAISVRKIAQKIDYTPSLIYHYFASKEEIISVLLQRGYQKLTIALGTSMHAAKEPIAMLTGMTRTFLMTALTIPKEFVIVHLDSSAEVLEHTSYLSKGDMEKRLPLQFIGKCINAMHEGRVLDQDLVELTAQSIAAATLGLALKLITEKDLPLKQRETVITYFSDIVVARMARMEE; from the coding sequence ATGCCGACAAGAAGAGAGCGCGATGCACTGCAGATGAAGGACGATATACTCGCAGCTGCAAGTCAAATAGCAGAACAAGAAGGCTTTGAAGCCATATCGGTCCGTAAAATCGCCCAGAAAATTGACTATACCCCTTCGCTTATCTACCACTACTTTGCCAGCAAGGAAGAAATCATTTCAGTTTTGCTGCAACGAGGATACCAAAAGCTTACGATAGCCCTTGGAACTTCAATGCATGCCGCCAAGGAACCGATAGCCATGCTGACAGGAATGACTCGCACCTTCCTGATGACAGCACTCACCATTCCCAAAGAGTTTGTCATCGTCCATCTGGACAGCTCGGCAGAGGTATTGGAACACACCTCCTATCTGTCAAAGGGCGATATGGAGAAACGACTTCCGCTTCAATTTATTGGAAAGTGCATCAATGCCATGCATGAAGGGAGGGTACTCGACCAAGACCTGGTTGAATTGACCGCCCAGTCGATTGCTGCGGCCACCTTGGGCCTTGCCCTGAAACTCATCACCGAGAAAGACCTTCCTCTGAAGCAGAGAGAGACGGTGATCACCTACTTTTCCGACATAGTGGTCGCCCGAATGGCAAGGATGGAGGAATAA
- a CDS encoding FMN-binding protein has protein sequence MRKITVFLFLLGSLTVFSSCSLLSLTKGLDEMMALEVGGISLSAVENGSYRGSFTFERWSNMLEVTVQGHAITAISIIKDVRFAKAEVSNAIFEKVLDQQSLGVDAVSGSTVTSKAYLKSIELALQP, from the coding sequence ATGAGAAAAATCACCGTATTCCTTTTCCTCCTCGGCTCGCTTACTGTATTCAGTTCCTGCAGTTTGCTTTCTTTGACAAAAGGGCTGGATGAAATGATGGCCCTTGAGGTGGGAGGAATTTCCTTGTCAGCCGTCGAAAACGGTTCCTACCGTGGTTCGTTTACCTTTGAACGATGGAGCAATATGTTGGAAGTAACGGTACAAGGCCATGCAATCACGGCAATATCCATTATCAAGGATGTGCGCTTTGCAAAGGCTGAGGTTTCGAATGCAATTTTCGAAAAGGTCCTTGATCAGCAGAGCCTGGGAGTCGATGCAGTTTCAGGCTCCACCGTGACTTCAAAGGCCTACCTAAAATCCATTGAGCTGGCACTACAACCCTAA
- a CDS encoding transcriptional regulator: MATTQDFIEFVVNQIDDVWQPLYKKMFGEYMVYVHRKPLLLVCDNTVYVKMLESLSAVLGEAEKGFPYQGAKEHYIVDVEDRELLYQVIEILEQEIPVPVKRSRSKKKS, encoded by the coding sequence ATGGCAACCACCCAGGATTTCATAGAGTTTGTCGTAAACCAGATAGATGATGTATGGCAGCCGCTGTACAAGAAAATGTTTGGTGAGTACATGGTGTATGTGCATCGCAAACCCCTGTTGCTGGTCTGCGACAACACTGTGTATGTGAAGATGTTGGAAAGCCTTTCTGCCGTTCTTGGTGAAGCTGAGAAAGGCTTTCCCTATCAGGGAGCAAAAGAACACTACATCGTCGATGTGGAAGATAGGGAATTGTTGTACCAGGTTATCGAGATTCTCGAGCAAGAAATTCCTGTTCCCGTCAAGCGCTCCAGAAGCAAGAAGAAGAGCTGA